One stretch of Candidatus Nitrosotenuis cloacae DNA includes these proteins:
- a CDS encoding NADH-quinone oxidoreductase subunit L yields MVEANLMGFAFDFAPTSAWLVWILPFVAALIIPAVGKASKRATGSVAVAFALMSALSAATLLPGALESHEVHDQVNWISTIGIKAGVLADPLAVIMANVVGWISFLIMVYSTGYMKGDKDIVRFWFWMMFFIGSMQIIVLSDNLLMMFFGWEGVGLASYALISFWYRDKHKDHVGVQGRTVLGLQEYYAPTHAGMKAFIMTKVGDIMMLAGMFLIFAFAGTFGFRELMHDTAWATSMQAQGLLVPAAVLLFGGAIGKSAQFPLNEWLLEAMTGPTAVSALIHAATMVKAGVFLVARIGPLFFALAAAGFAMDQFFEIIAWVGGITALLLATQGMVNSEIKKVLAYSTGSQIGYMMMAMGIAGLSHQYVDGYTAGFFHLISHAMFKASLFMAAGSLLHVVGSRFMTDMGGLRKHMKKTYAFMWAAGLGLMGAPFITTGFWSKDAIFAAVYESGNTWAMPLFAIAVVTAVITSFYTTRMIGMVFFGDKSKHIEHMEKEGHHIHEASMSMWIPYGILAVLTIGIGVIGLTAEHGIHELFTEYLGNTFHIEAEHGAEEDNGLPSFLAGINPIALMASLAAFSIGIILGYVFYIGRFVDPVKFVNSNIFFYAIHKVMLNRWYLNAMVYWCFVVAPLWLARGIWRYFERFAIDLGMNVGIEKSVGWGAKVVQRAQTGVAQSYLYVFGAGILFIVLFLFI; encoded by the coding sequence ATGGTCGAGGCCAACCTGATGGGATTTGCATTTGACTTTGCACCAACAAGTGCTTGGTTGGTATGGATTTTGCCATTTGTTGCAGCGCTGATCATTCCAGCAGTAGGAAAGGCATCAAAGAGAGCAACCGGCAGTGTGGCAGTCGCATTTGCACTAATGAGTGCACTCTCTGCAGCTACTCTACTTCCAGGAGCACTAGAATCGCACGAAGTCCATGACCAAGTAAACTGGATCAGCACAATTGGAATCAAGGCCGGAGTTTTAGCTGATCCACTAGCGGTAATAATGGCAAATGTGGTTGGCTGGATTTCGTTTTTGATTATGGTGTATAGTACCGGCTACATGAAGGGCGACAAGGACATTGTAAGATTCTGGTTCTGGATGATGTTCTTTATTGGTTCAATGCAGATCATTGTTCTATCTGATAATTTGCTGATGATGTTCTTTGGATGGGAAGGCGTAGGCCTTGCATCATATGCTCTAATATCATTCTGGTATAGGGACAAACACAAGGATCACGTAGGTGTTCAGGGAAGAACAGTGCTTGGATTGCAAGAATATTATGCACCAACACATGCCGGCATGAAGGCATTCATCATGACCAAGGTAGGAGATATCATGATGCTTGCAGGAATGTTTTTGATCTTTGCGTTTGCTGGCACATTTGGATTCAGAGAACTAATGCATGATACTGCCTGGGCCACATCAATGCAGGCACAAGGCTTGCTCGTGCCAGCCGCTGTTTTACTATTTGGCGGTGCAATAGGAAAATCTGCACAATTCCCACTAAACGAATGGTTACTGGAAGCAATGACTGGCCCAACTGCAGTTTCTGCTCTTATTCACGCGGCAACAATGGTAAAGGCTGGAGTGTTCTTGGTTGCAAGAATCGGCCCGCTCTTCTTTGCGCTAGCAGCTGCCGGCTTTGCAATGGATCAGTTCTTTGAGATAATTGCATGGGTTGGAGGAATTACTGCGTTACTCTTGGCAACGCAGGGAATGGTAAACTCGGAAATCAAAAAAGTCTTGGCATATTCTACCGGTTCTCAAATTGGTTACATGATGATGGCAATGGGAATTGCAGGACTCTCACATCAGTATGTTGATGGTTATACTGCAGGATTTTTCCACTTGATATCTCATGCAATGTTCAAGGCATCACTCTTCATGGCTGCAGGCTCACTACTACATGTGGTGGGCTCTAGGTTCATGACTGACATGGGTGGTCTTCGAAAACACATGAAAAAGACATATGCATTCATGTGGGCCGCAGGCCTTGGCCTGATGGGTGCACCATTCATCACGACTGGATTTTGGAGCAAGGACGCAATCTTTGCTGCCGTGTACGAGTCTGGCAACACTTGGGCAATGCCACTATTTGCAATTGCAGTAGTTACTGCAGTGATTACATCTTTCTATACGACACGTATGATTGGAATGGTCTTCTTTGGAGACAAATCAAAACACATCGAGCACATGGAAAAGGAAGGACATCACATCCACGAGGCGAGCATGTCAATGTGGATTCCATACGGAATTTTGGCAGTTTTGACCATTGGAATTGGTGTGATTGGCCTTACCGCAGAACATGGCATACATGAATTATTCACGGAATATCTGGGCAACACATTCCACATCGAGGCAGAACATGGCGCAGAAGAAGACAACGGATTGCCATCATTTCTGGCAGGAATAAACCCAATAGCACTGATGGCGTCATTGGCCGCATTTAGCATTGGAATCATACTTGGCTATGTCTTCTATATTGGAAGATTCGTAGACCCAGTCAAATTTGTAAATTCAAACATTTTCTTTTATGCAATTCACAAAGTGATGCTAAACAGATGGTATCTCAACGCAATGGTGTACTGGTGCTTTGTAGTGGCACCATTATGGCTTGCAAGAGGAATCTGGAGATACTTTGAGAGATTCGCAATTGATCTTGGCATGAATGTTGGAATTGAAAAGTCGGTTGGCTGGGGTGCAAAGGTAGTTCAGAGAGCACAGACTGGCGTTGCACAATCTTATCTTTACGTATTTGGAGCAGGAATACTATTCATAGTATTATTCCTGTTCATATAG